The Vidua chalybeata isolate OUT-0048 chromosome 17, bVidCha1 merged haplotype, whole genome shotgun sequence genome contains the following window.
GCAAGATGGCGGCCACACGCCGGGTGGGGCCGCGGGGCATGACGGGACCGGGGGCGCCAGGTGGCGCCGGGACCCCCGTGAGGGTGCTCGGACCGCGGGCAATGGGcccgcggcggctccggggcCCCGGGCCCGCCCAGCCCGGACCCCCGCGGTGGACGGGGACAGCGGGAAGCGGACGGCGGCCCTGACGGCGGCGGTCCTCCCGCAGGTCGAGCGTAGCGGGCCTCGGCAGGACGGGCATGGAGGAAAATgcggtggagagcagcagcgaCGCGAGCTCGCAGGCGGCGCGGGAGGAGCCCACCGAGAGCGGGCTGGGCGTCGGGAGCTCGGTGGCCGCGTCGGCGGACAGCAGCGACGCGGCCGCGGGGCCCGGGCTCCTCTCCCGGGCCGATGACTCCTGCGTGGGGCAGAGCTCCGACAGCAGCGGGGTCTCCTTGGTAGGTGCTGGTGGGAAGGATGgggtggcagggagggcagcCGCGGTTCTGGCTCGTAGGGGTTTCTGTAGACATTTCTGACAGACTGAGCTTTGCAGCCTTGGCAAGCACTGTTATACCTCTGGTCCAGCATCTGCTTGTCAGTCTGAGAAGCAGAACTCCCCTTGGGAGCAAGAGAAGCCCTGCAGGTCCAGGTTTTTGTCAATACTAAAGGATGTGCTCTGACGTCTTTCCTGGAAGTTTTGCAGTGATACACCGGGTCATTTGCATAAGCTGGCAGCCCCAAGGGCTTGGGCTGGCAAAGGTCTCTCACCTGAGCTCTTCTGGACTCTTTTTATCTGCCAGGAAGAGGTCTCAGAGAGCAGTTCCAGCACAGATGCCATTCCAAGGATTTATCTGCCAGACTCATCCTCTATTGCCCAATCCACCTTGGTCTCCAGTGTGTCCACTGTGAGCCAGTCCATCATGGTGTCAGAGTCCCCACAGGTCCTGGTCCACTCCAGTGTCGTCACCGATGGAGCCATAGTTGTGTCAGACTCCACTGCATCCACTTCCTCAGACCTGGGTTCTGCCATTGACAAAATCATCGAGTCTACAATTGGGCCTGACATCATCCAGAGTGAGTGTGTGCTCCCATGTGGAGATGGCTTggtgggctggggagggagccACTACACCAGACCTCAGGAGGTGGGGGAAGTATGGAcatggaatcattaaggctggaaaaaaccTCTAAGATCTTTGAGTCCAACTGGTCAGCAGGGTTTTCTCTTCTTGCCTCGCTGCAGTGACTCAAGGGTTTGGTGAAGAGCTCATGTTGCTGGACAGCCTTCCTTctgtccagctgctcccagggcaggctcCACCCCAGAGCCAGACCCTCCTCCCACCTTCCAGCTTCTCTCTGAGCTGGGAGAGCCCCAGGGAGGCCCAATGAGTCTCCAGCCCCTGGATCTGGCAGTCACCACTgtgctctcctctcctgccaggctgcatCGCTGTGACCAGTGCAGAGGATGGAAGGGCAGAGACCACGCAGTACCTCATTCTGCAAGGCCCTGATGATGGTGAGGGAGCTCCCTGGGCTGTCCATGGTGGCCATCTCTGCCTCTGAGCCTTGTGCCACTGGAGCACGGCCTGCAGTGGGTGTCCCAGCTGTATCAGCCACAGTGCTGTACCACAGTCCTGTTGGGAGCCTGTTCCTGAGCTTGTGTTCAGCCCTGTGCCCCTTGTGTGGGTGCAGCCTTGGATGCAGGTGAGGGTCTACTCCTTGGCTGAGAGGGTTTTGGTGTTCCAGGTGCTCCCATGGTGTCCCAGATGGCCACTTCTGCTCTAGCCAATAGCTTGGCAATAGAGGCTGTTGGTGACGGACCTACCTCCACGTGCCTTGACCAGCCCGGCCCATCAGAGCCTTCCAGGCAGTtggaagtgctggagctgcctgcacagccagaCCGAGCCCAAGAGGCAGATGGTGGGGAGGAGCTGGACCAGCCAGACTTGGAGACCCTGGAAGAGATGATGGAAGTGGTGGTGGTGCAACAGTTCAAGTGTAAGATGTGTCAGTACAAGAGTGTCTCTAAGAAAACACTGATTAACCACATGAAAGAGCGTCACTTCCAGCCAGGTGTGTGCCAAGGGCTCGGGGAAATTCTTCTCACTGCAGacaggctctgctctctcctgggAAGAAAcaagagaggagctgcagcataAGGGTTTGCTCTGGCGCAGTCTGGTAAAGAGCTTTTGCCCTGTTCTCTGTGGCAGTGGGTTCAGCTCTGGCTCTGAAGAAAGGACGACCACGAAAGGTGGGAGCTGCTCCAAAgactgaggatgaggaggccCCAGAAGAAGAAGATGATGATATTATGGATGCTGGTGCTATTGATGATCCTGAAGGTAGGACTCGCCCTCCCCACATCTTAGATAGCTTAGTCTTTTCCCATCATCTTTTCTGATGTTTTGGGGCACTTGCCTGCAGAGGACAGTGACTACAACCCAGCTGAGGACGAGCCCCGGGGGCGACTGCCCAAGTATGGCTGCACTGTCGCCACGTCCAGCGAGGAGAGGCCACGTCGACGCCCAGGGAGACCCCGCAAGCTGCTTCGTCTGGAGAATGTGTCTCAGAACATGCCGGAaggtgagggagctgggaggcagcCGCCCTGTTCAGGGGTGAAGCAGGGAGTGGTGCGCAAGCTCCTGGAGCCGAAGCGAGAAGGTcatggagctgtgctgtgttctgtggagcaggaggggaggtgGAGCCCTTGGTGACGTCCCAAAGCACACcaagccaggagctgcagaactCTGAAGCAGCCAGTTCCTCCAGCCTGGAGAACGGGACCGGCGAGAACCTGGCAGAGCCCGGTATCAGCCAGTCCGACTCTGAGAACAAGGACCCTTCCTCCAACACCGGTGCTGAGGATGCAGACGTCATCCcccggcggcgcgggcggcccTCCCGCCGTTTCCTGGGCAAGAAATACCGCAAGTACATGGGGCGCAGGTGAGGGGTGTGCTGggccctgtgcccagggctggtcCAGCCCGTTTGCCACTGGAGCTCTGAGCCCTGCTCCTGTTTCTGCAGGTACTACTACAAGTCCCCCAAGCCTCTGATGCGGCCCTACCTGTGTCGGATCTGTGGCTCACGGTTCCTCACACACGATGACCTGCGCTTCCACATCAACTCACACGAGGCCAATGACCCGCAGCTCTTCAAGTGTCTTCAGTGCAGCTACCGCTCCCGGCGCTGGTCCTCCCTCAAGGTGAGCTTCATCTGCCCTGCCTCAAACACACAGGCTACCTTGCAGCCCCAGGTCTCATGGCCCTGGTGTGCCTCTTACAGGAGCACATGTTCAACCACGTGGGCAGCAAGCCCTACAAGTGCGAGGAGTGCAATTACACCAGTGTGTACAAGAAGGATGTCATTCGGCACTCTACAGTGCACAGCCGGGACAGGTGAGGGCAGCACAGTCCTGGGGACTGAACTGCACTGACACTGTACTTCCTGTCCTGGAAGGGTGGCcatggctgccccatcccctgACCCTTTCCAAAATGGAGAGTTTTGGTGTCTGGGTATAAGGAAGCTTGAGTTTGGGGTGTGGCTGACACAATGGGCTTTTCTTACTTCTTTTTCAGGAAGAAGAGAGCTGATCCGGTGAGTTTGAATACTCTGTTGACTTGAATCTCAGCACTGTTATATGGGAAGAGTCACATCTGGGTCTTCACACAATCTCAGTGCCTCGTTGGGGGCATTGTTTCTGGATCTCTTGAGGGAAGGCAACCCAGGTCCTCCAGGGGGGAGTGGGTAAAGAAACTGGTGAGCTCATCCAGGTAATCTCATCTTTATTGCTCTCCATCCAGCCACCAAAGCTGAACTCCTTCCCATGCCCTGTCTGCAACCGTGTCTACCCCATGCAGAAGAGGCTTACGCAGCACATGAAGACACACAGTACAGAGAAACCACACATGTGTGACAAGGTGAGggggggacagcctggggaggggctggcagtgggTGAGGAAGGGCAGGGGTGAGCACTGCTTCACTTTGTTTCACCAGTGCGGGAAGTCCTTTAAGAAGCGTTACACTTTCAAGATGCACCTGCTGACGCACATCCAGGCCATTGCCAACCGCAGGTAGGAGCCCGGTgtgcctgggcagagcctgTGTCCTGCTCCCTCTCAGCAGGTGTGACAGGTAGCTTTGTCCTGGCAGGTTCAAGTGTGAGTTCTGTGACTATGTCTGCGAGGACAAGAAGGTCCTGCTGAACCACCAGCTGTCACACATGAACGACAAGCCCTACAAGTGCAGCGTCTGCAAGTATTCCACCTTCCGGGAGGATTTCCTGGTCTCGCACATGGCAGTCAAGCACACAGGTGAGAGAACCTGTTTGACCAATGCCCTGCACCCCCCCTTCTCCCAGAGACAGTCAGAGTctgcctgctctccctcccatcccctggggaccTCCTGCCTGACTCCCCCTCCCGGGCCCTGCAGGAGGGAAGCCATTTGCTTGCGAGTTCTGCCACTTCACCACCAAGCACAAGAAGAACCTGCGCCTGCACGTGCAATGCCGCCACGCCGACTCCTTCGAGGAGTGGGCACAGAGGCACCCCGAGGAGCCgccctgccgccgccgccccttCTTCACCCTGCAGCAGATCGaggagctgaagcagcagcacagccaggtgcAGGCACCGGCTGAGCCAGAGGCCAGCCCACCGGTGAGTGCCATGCCTagtcccagctcctcctggtgCTCGCTGCCCACTGTGTTGTCAGCGCTCTCTTTCACGCAGGCACCTCTTGGCCCCATCACTTGCCATACGGTCCAGGCTGTTGCAGGTGCAGAGCCCTCTGTTCTCTCACAGGGTTCCCTGGAAGGGGCCACCATCATCTATGAACAAGGTAAGTGAGCACTCGGGAATGGGGTGGGATGAGGAAGGAGGTAGGTGAGCTCCTGCCTGACCCTTCCTGTCTGACCCCCTAGATGTGTCTGGATCAGCAGAGCTGGCCACACAAACGGCCCTGGATCTTCTGCTGAACATGAGCACCCAGCGGGAGCTGACCACCAGCTCGCTGCAGGTAGGCAAAGTCAAGGGGAGCCAGGcctgctgggggctggcacAAGGAGGCTTCCCAGCCCTGTTCTGCTGCAGGGGTGTCTTGCAGAACCTTGCCCCCTTGGCTGAGCTGCTGTATTGTACAGGTGGCAGTGGTGAAGCCAGATGATCCAGGAGAAACACCAGGCCCCTGTGAGCTACaggcacaggaggaggaggaggcaaaaGTGGACTctaaagagcagcagcaaaagttGGTGATGCTGCACatggcagagcctgggcagaCACTTGTGCAGGAGGCTTATGGGGAAGCAAGCCTGAGTGGCTCGGAGCTGCAGCAGATCACCATCCCCTTCAGTGGAACAGCAGAGTACAGCATCATTGCACCCATCAGCGAGGAGATCCAGGCTCCTGCCACGCTGTACAGGTCAGCTATGTGGGAGGAGTGGGGAGGCACTTCTGTCCTCTAGTTGGGAAGCTTTAGtggcgaggaggaggaggaggcagatcGTTCCTGACCGGGTGCTCTCCAGCAGTGAGGAGGAGAGTCCTGTGGAGACCTCCCACACAGTTGTGGTGAGCGGAGCTGTGATGACAGAGGAGGCACTGAAGGACCATAGCAATCACTACATCATGTCATCCGGTGTCCCAGGGAGCCAGTTCCAGTCCATGGAGGTAAGGATCTGAGCCTTCTCCCCGTCCcgagcagcagtgggagcagatGTGACTGGTGTTTCTCTCGCAGCCCCTCAGCGGGGATGCTGCCTTTTCCTCGCCTGCGGAGGGCCAAGAGGCAGAGCCCGCCGGCATCAAGTGGCCCGTGGTGCAGTGTGTCACCAGTCTGTTCCAGAAGGACTCGTCTTTATCCCCAGCGTCCGAGGGGCAGGAAGTATCATCCCCAAAGATCAAGTGGCCTGCACTCCAAGGCATGGCCAAGAAGCTCACATGCAAGGTTTCCACAGCCAAGAAGCTCTCATGCAAGATTTCCACGGCCAAAAAGTTTTCATGCAAGATTTGCACAGCCATGTTCACAGGGAGAGCGGAGATGGAGAGTCACAAGAGAGCCCACATTGGGCCCAGCACTTTCAAGTGTCCCGACTGTCCCTTCACTGCCACACTCTGGCCAGAGGTCCGGGTAAgtttcctgctgcagagcagctctgggaacaaGGGGTTTGGAGAAATGGGGGTTTCTGACCCAGCACTTGTCCTTCTGCCCCAGAGCCACATGGTTCAACATGCCAACCTCCGGCCACACAAGTGCCCCCACTGCAGCTTTGCCTCCAAGAACAAGAAGGACCTGCGCAGGCACATGCTGACCCACACCAATGAGAAGCCCTTTGCCTGCCAGGTCTGTGGGCAGAGGTGAGTGGTGGAGCTGAGCTGATCCTGCTTTGAGGGATCCCATAGAGCTCTACAAGGTTCAAGAGGAGATAGAATATTGGCAGAGCTGTCTGCCCCAAACCTTCCCCAGGATCAGCCCATTAGAGGGACAGTGCCCTTGGGAATGGTTTCTGCTGCAGGTAGACCCGACTTTGTCTCCAAGGAATCCCTGCATAGGAGGGTTCAGTCCCTGGACACTGATGGGAACAtgctgggagaggggacaggCCATGTTGTAGGATGTGCTTATGGGGCCCATGtcctgcagagagcacaggatcctgtgctgcctgtggcacACTCCACCTCACTCTGCCTCTCCATAGGTTCAATCGTAATGGGCACCTCAAGTTCCACACACAGCGTTTGCACAGCTCAGAGGGCAAAAGGCCAGggccagctgctgcccagcagacCATCATCCTGAACAGCAACGAGGACACCCTGGCCACCCTACACAGTAAGACATGTCCCCGGGACCAGGGCTGAACTGTGGGTGTCCTACATCTGGATCCCCATGCTTTCACCCAGCTTGTGGGTCAGCTGGGGCTGAAGGGCCAGGAGGACTCTCCTGCACTTAGGATTGCTGATGGAGACAGAGACCAaggggctgggcacaggcaaCTGTGCAGAATGAGGGGGCCTGTGTTCTCTCCAGGCAGGTCCTGGTAGATCAGTACATGTGGGAGCAGCTCACACTGGAAGCAGAGTTGAGGTTCTGATATGGAGGGTGTGTTCTGCCCCTAGTTGTTTAGCTCTGACTTTGTGTGAGCAGAGCTCAGAGATTGCCTCGTGCTTTTCACTGGGGCAGATGTCAGGCAGTGGCCACTGGGGAGCAAGGCCATTGGTagccctggcagtgtccccagcagcatccccaccACCCCTCTCCgtgtttcagcagctctgcaggctggcCAGGCCGTGCTGGCTCCCGAGCggctgcagcaggctctggggcaggagcaCATCCTTGTTGCACAGGAGCAGAGCGTCACCAGCCAGGTGAGTTGGGTCCCTTGGCCTCAGCTCATGTCCTGTGTGGCCACTCCTCACAGTGGGGGCCTCCTGGGGGGCTGTGGTCAGGCCCAGCCCCCCTAACCACACCGGGAACTTGCTGACGTTGCAGGAGGAGGCAGCCTACATCCAGGAGATCACGACTGCTGACGGACAGACAGTACAGCACTTAGTGACTGCTGACAACCAGGTGAGGGGACATGGCCCACGGATGGGAGACTGCCCAGTGGGaagagctggcagcagtgggggaGAGCATATGGGGAGCTCCATATGGAGAGCTGAAGGAACTGGGGTGGTAGAAACAGACACAGGAGACAGACCGGGTCCAGCTGTTGTGATGGAGGAGGGTAGTGGTGACCTTTTTCTGGGTCTGAATTCCCATGTTTGCAGGTTCAGTACATTATTGCCCAGGAAGGTGTCCCGCACTTGCTTCCCCAAGAGTATGTTGTTGTCCCAGAGGGACATCACATCCAGGTGAGCTTCAGACTATCTGCTCCCATCACATGGTGGGTGGGGTTCATGGGATATCGTGTGAGGCTGGGCCCccttctgctccctcctgcttACTCTGGGTCACAGCATTGTTGGAGACCTGAACGCCCACAGATGCTACCACAGTCTCACTGTTTGTCCCCAGGTACAGGATGGTCAGATCACCCACATCCAGTATGAGCAGGGTGGCCAGTTCCTCCCGGAGTCGCAGGTAAGGAGCCAGGCAtggtggcaggagctggagggtgGATCTGAGCCTGCAGTTGGAGAGGGATATGTGAAATAGAGGGAGCTGATGGGCTGGTGCCTGAGTGCAGCAACcatggctggagcagctccaggaggaaCCCTCCCCTCAGgcattccctgttttcccctgtAGATCCAGTACATGCCCGTGtcaccagagcagcagctcgtcacccaggcacagctggaggcagcagcacactCGGCTGTCTCAGGTAGTAGCACGGCCCTGTGCCAGAAGGGCCAGTCCTCCTAGGTTTGGGGGTGCCAGTCCTGTTGTTGGGGTTGGCAGCAAGTTGTGCACCAGTCCTTggtgggagggctgggaagaTCAGGCTTGATCACTGTTTTGCTGCCAGCCATGATGTCCGAGGGCAGATATTTGCTGGTCCCTGCCTATCATTTGTGGAACAGGGTtaagcagagctgggctccctGCTGGAGCCCCACACGGGCAGGGTGACCTTTTGTCCCTTCGCTGGGGACAAGTGAGGAACATGGAGGGGAGCCCTGAGTAGGCAGTGGCTCTCCTGCGCTCGGTTGGAGGCAGCACTGAcccccctcccctgcagcagtGGCGGATGCGGCGATGGCCCAGGCACAGGGCGTCTTCACCGCCGAGGCAGCAGCCGAGCAgatccagcagctgcagccggGCATCCACTACGATGTCATCACGCTGTCGGACTAGCACCGGGCCGGGGCCGCACCGTGCTGGGCAGGCAGCcacactggcagcagctgctccagccagcagtTGCCTTATTGTGCCAGGGCTGTGAGGGACACACCTGAACCGTGGTGGCACAGACACAACCAGGGACACGCTACCACTCGGCCCTGTGCCCTGGGGGTCCTGCACCTCCCCCCAGAGACTGCTCAGCAGCCACAGGGGCAGCCCTTGTGTGGACGGTCTCTTTGCCTGTTGCACTTGGTGGTCTGAAATCCCTTTTCCTGAACGGTCTACGTGGGCAGCCGTGGATCAGCGTCTGCCCAGCACATGAGGATCCTGGGGAAGCCGTAAGGCTGGGCACAACTGTGTGGTGCAGTGTCGGAGATGAGGTGTGTGCAGCTACAGCCACTGCTCCCCGCAGCCATGGGGCCAGTGGTCCTGGTGTGCCAGCAGCCGGCCCTCCTGTGGTATCTCCAGCCTgcgggcaggcagcagcagggctctggACTGGAGGAACCCAAGGAGAAGGAGGCAGAAGATgctctatttttcttctgaagagaaATGGACTCATGCTGGTGGTTGTTGGAGGGGTTCAGCTGTGACAGTCTCAAGCTTTGACTATGCTTATGAATAAAAAGGGATGGAgacctgtgtgtgtgcctgtctgGGGGtccaggggacagggatgtgaCAGCCCAGCACTGTGCTGGGCCGGTCGCTGCTGGCAGATGCCCTGGGCTatcagctgcctcctgcccgAGTGACCTTGACTCCTGAGAAGCGAGCCAGGCAGCTGGGACAGCGGTGGGCTTGGGGCTGGAGTCATGAAATTAATCGAGTGGTAAACAGCCTAAATCCCGTGTAACTCTGTCCCGAGCCACACACCACCCTCCTGAGCGGCTTGTCTGGGCCTATTTACATGCGATTATAACAGCTAATCGCAGAGTTAGTTCTCTACTCCTGCATTAAACTGATTatccagaggggaaaaaggcCGGGAACCCCCTGGCTCGGTGAGAGCCTCTGAAGCCTGATCCCCACGGGGGCGGGGTGATCTCTgctgggctctccctgccctcgTGCAGGGTACTGCGATGGCACCGGGGCCGCTGTGGGACGGCCCACCCTGACCACCAGGGCAGTGAGCTGTGGCTGGCCCCACACCTCCCCTGAGGCGGCCGCGGCTGATGTggctctcccagctgtggctctgtCCTGGCCGTAGCTCTGTCCCGCTGCCTTCACACCAGCCTTGCCTGCGCGCGGTAGTGCCGGCGTGTGGCTGTGCCTGCCGGGCTGCGGCTCGGTCGGGTCCAGCTGTGTCCGCCTGCTGTGCCGGCGGCTGGCCGCGgccctccctctccagctgtgctgtgcagggtcAGGGTGCTGCGCGCAATCCGCAGGCGCTTTCCTAGATTACAGCCCCATTATCTAATCAAGCAGATCCACGGTGCTGATTAGGGCTGGAGGAGTCCCGTGGGGACAAGGTTATGGGGCCACTGTGGGGCCATGGCCAGGGCTGGTcccatccagcagcaccagtgtCCTGGCTGGCTTGAGGCTTCCACACCTGTGGCTGCCCAGAGCACACCATCAGCCTACTGCGGGATGGATTGGAccagagctctggctgctgtAAATTGggagctccaggtgctgctcaggCTCTGGCCGTGGGGTAGTACAGGGGCATAGGACCTCTGGGTGCTGGCACCTCAGCCCTGGGACCTTCTGCTGTAACCAGGGcctgcagggatccagggatgtGGCCGGGCTCATTAGCACCGGTGACCTTCGCCTTCCTGTCCTGGCCAGCGCTAAGCGGGTTTGTTACATATTTAATATCCTGAGAGCGTTATTAGTCGGTATTTAATGACGGATACAACCTGTGGGATAATCCCAGTCTTAGCGGGGAGGCGTggtggcaggagcaggtggCTCAGGGGGTCGCAGGCTCTCGGGGCCCCTCACACAGCTGcccaccactgccctgcccaCCCACCACCCCTGCTGCGCCAACCACAGGAACCCCCCAGTGCCTTGCAGGGGTCCCCACTGTCCATAGGGCTGCAGGACCCTTCCCCTTCGTCACTCTGCTGGCTGTGAATCCAGCGGCAggcatggcagtgctggggcttgGGTGAGGACCTGGCCAAGCCAGAGGACGAGCAGGATGGGGCAGCATGGGTTGCTGTCCTCCCACCAGGCTATAGTTCtccaccagcccctggccctCCAACCCACCCTTCCACAGCACAGGGGCTCTGCCACCCACAGCCCCAAGTCAGGGctggggtcagggatgggacacagctcagcactgcagtcaagccccagctgggctgtgtgctTATGGCTGTGGGTGTCCGTGGGGCTCAGGGTGGGCCCCATGTGCCAGCTCTGTGGTGCCACTGTACCCCAATCCCTGGGAGCTTTGTAGGTTGTGCTGAGTttggggactgggagggaccaGGGCTCTGGCTGGTGGCAGGCAGGCAAGGACGGTCCCTGCAAGTCCCTGCCCAACAGTagctggggaagggggggtATCAGGTGCcccagatcctgctgctgctctcgTGGGTGCTAATACCCCCTAATCAGCTGTCAGTCACTGCGGACCCCAGAAGCTATAAAAgacccaggagcagctccccgGCTCCTTTCCTGCAGTATGGCAGCACCTCggggagagaggagcccaggaCAAGCCCaggggggctgcggggggccTTGGGGTACCCTGCGGGGGCCGCCCCAAGCCCTACTGCCCTACTCCTGCCCCTGTCCCATTTTGGCCGGGTACAGCCTCCTGCCACCCCCTCTCAGCCTCGTGACGCCCCTGGTAAGTGCCGCGCTGCAGCTCCGGGGGAGGAACGGGGTGCGGGGCtttcc
Protein-coding sequences here:
- the ZNF335 gene encoding zinc finger protein 335 isoform X5; the encoded protein is MEENAVESSSDASSQAAREEPTESGLGVGSSVAASADSSDAAAGPGLLSRADDSCVGQSSDSSGVSLEEVSESSSSTDAIPRIYLPDSSSIAQSTLVSSVSTVSQSIMVSESPQVLVHSSVVTDGAIVVSDSTASTSSDLGSAIDKIIESTIGPDIIQSCIAVTSAEDGRAETTQYLILQGPDDGAPMVSQMATSALANSLAIEAVGDGPTSTCLDQPGPSEPSRQLEVLELPAQPDRAQEADGGEELDQPDLETLEEMMEVVVVQQFKCKMCQYKSVSKKTLINHMKERHFQPVGSALALKKGRPRKVGAAPKTEDEEAPEEEDDDIMDAGAIDDPEEDSDYNPAEDEPRGRLPKYGCTVATSSEERPRRRPGRPRKLLRLENVSQNMPEGGEVEPLVTSQSTPSQELQNSEAASSSSLENGTGENLAEPGISQSDSENKDPSSNTGAEDADVIPRRRGRPSRRFLGKKYRKYYYKSPKPLMRPYLCRICGSRFLTHDDLRFHINSHEANDPQLFKCLQCSYRSRRWSSLKEHMFNHVGSKPYKCEECNYTSVYKKDVIRHSTVHSRDRKKRADPPPKLNSFPCPVCNRVYPMQKRLTQHMKTHSTEKPHMCDKCGKSFKKRYTFKMHLLTHIQAIANRRFKCEFCDYVCEDKKVLLNHQLSHMNDKPYKCSVCKYSTFREDFLVSHMAVKHTGGKPFACEFCHFTTKHKKNLRLHVQCRHADSFEEWAQRHPEEPPCRRRPFFTLQQIEELKQQHSQVQAPAEPEASPPAPLGPITCHTVQAVAGAEPSVLSQGSLEGATIIYEQDVSGSAELATQTALDLLLNMSTQRELTTSSLQVAVVKPDDPGETPGPCELQAQEEEEAKVDSKEQQQKLVMLHMAEPGQTLVQEAYGEASLSGSELQQITIPFSGTAEYSIIAPISEEIQAPATLYSSEEESPVETSHTVVVSGAVMTEEALKDHSNHYIMSSGVPGSQFQSMEPLSGDAAFSSPAEGQEAEPAGIKWPVVQCVTSLFQKDSSLSPASEGQEVSSPKIKWPALQGMAKKLTCKVSTAKKLSCKISTAKKFSCKICTAMFTGRAEMESHKRAHIGPSTFKCPDCPFTATLWPEVRSHMVQHANLRPHKCPHCSFASKNKKDLRRHMLTHTNEKPFACQVCGQRFNRNGHLKFHTQRLHSSEGKRPGPAAAQQTIILNSNEDTLATLHTALQAGQAVLAPERLQQALGQEHILVAQEQSVTSQEEAAYIQEITTADGQTVQHLVTADNQVQYIIAQEGVPHLLPQEYVVVPEGHHIQVQDGQITHIQYEQGGQFLPESQIQYMPVSPEQQLVTQAQLEAAAHSAVSAVADAAMAQAQGVFTAEAAAEQIQQLQPGIHYDVITLSD
- the ZNF335 gene encoding zinc finger protein 335 isoform X2 yields the protein MEENAVESSSDASSQAAREEPTESGLGVGSSVAASADSSDAAAGPGLLSRADDSCVGQSSDSSGVSLEEVSESSSSTDAIPRIYLPDSSSIAQSTLVSSVSTVSQSIMVSESPQVLVHSSVVTDGAIVVSDSTASTSSDLGSAIDKIIESTIGPDIIQSCIAVTSAEDGRAETTQYLILQGPDDGAPMVSQMATSALANSLAIEAVGDGPTSTCLDQPGPSEPSRQLEVLELPAQPDRAQEADGGEELDQPDLETLEEMMEVVVVQQFKCKMCQYKSVSKKTLINHMKERHFQPVGSALALKKGRPRKVGAAPKTEDEEAPEEEDDDIMDAGAIDDPEEDSDYNPAEDEPRGRLPKYGCTVATSSEERPRRRPGRPRKLLRLENVSQNMPEGGEVEPLVTSQSTPSQELQNSEAASSSSLENGTGENLAEPGISQSDSENKDPSSNTGAEDADVIPRRRGRPSRRFLGKKYRKYMGRRYYYKSPKPLMRPYLCRICGSRFLTHDDLRFHINSHEANDPQLFKCLQCSYRSRRWSSLKEHMFNHVGSKPYKCEECNYTSVYKKDVIRHSTVHSRDRKKRADPPPKLNSFPCPVCNRVYPMQKRLTQHMKTHSTEKPHMCDKCGKSFKKRYTFKMHLLTHIQAIANRRFKCEFCDYVCEDKKVLLNHQLSHMNDKPYKCSVCKYSTFREDFLVSHMAVKHTGGKPFACEFCHFTTKHKKNLRLHVQCRHADSFEEWAQRHPEEPPCRRRPFFTLQQIEELKQQHSQVQAPAEPEASPPAPLGPITCHTVQAVAGAEPSVLSQGSLEGATIIYEQDVSGSAELATQTALDLLLNMSTQRELTTSSLQVAVVKPDDPGETPGPCELQAQEEEEAKVDSKEQQQKLVMLHMAEPGQTLVQEAYGEASLSGSELQQITIPFSGTAEYSIIAPISEEIQAPATLYSEEESPVETSHTVVVSGAVMTEEALKDHSNHYIMSSGVPGSQFQSMEPLSGDAAFSSPAEGQEAEPAGIKWPVVQCVTSLFQKDSSLSPASEGQEVSSPKIKWPALQGMAKKLTCKVSTAKKLSCKISTAKKFSCKICTAMFTGRAEMESHKRAHIGPSTFKCPDCPFTATLWPEVRSHMVQHANLRPHKCPHCSFASKNKKDLRRHMLTHTNEKPFACQVCGQRFNRNGHLKFHTQRLHSSEGKRPGPAAAQQTIILNSNEDTLATLHTALQAGQAVLAPERLQQALGQEHILVAQEQSVTSQEEAAYIQEITTADGQTVQHLVTADNQVQYIIAQEGVPHLLPQEYVVVPEGHHIQVQDGQITHIQYEQGGQFLPESQIQYMPVSPEQQLVTQAQLEAAAHSAVSAVADAAMAQAQGVFTAEAAAEQIQQLQPGIHYDVITLSD